In one Fluviispira vulneris genomic region, the following are encoded:
- the rph gene encoding ribonuclease PH, which yields MSLRSQGRSASQPRPLKITPKFLKNPMGSVLVEYGETRVLCTASVEDSVPNWMRGTRGQGWVTAEYSLLPGSTHDRTRRERQHLSGRTQEIQRLIGRSLRSVVDMKLLGERTIILDCDVLQADGGTRTAAITGGYVALKLAIEALIKQNKIKTNPLRDAVAAVSVGIIEEQVYVDLDYHEDQKADVDLNVVMTASGQLLEVQGTAEKRPFNRDQLNKMLDLASDALKEAFDEQNAAFA from the coding sequence ATGTCACTTCGTTCACAGGGTCGTAGCGCTTCACAACCTCGGCCACTCAAAATTACTCCAAAGTTTTTAAAAAATCCAATGGGTTCCGTACTTGTTGAGTATGGCGAGACACGTGTTTTATGCACTGCAAGCGTTGAAGATTCCGTTCCAAATTGGATGCGCGGCACTCGTGGCCAAGGTTGGGTCACTGCTGAGTACTCATTGCTTCCTGGTTCAACTCATGATCGCACTCGTCGTGAGCGCCAACACCTATCTGGCCGCACACAAGAGATTCAAAGACTTATAGGTCGTTCGCTTCGCTCCGTTGTAGATATGAAACTTTTGGGTGAGCGCACTATCATTCTTGACTGTGATGTATTGCAGGCGGATGGTGGCACACGCACAGCTGCAATTACAGGTGGATATGTTGCATTAAAACTAGCAATAGAAGCCCTTATTAAACAAAATAAAATTAAAACAAATCCGTTGCGCGATGCAGTTGCTGCAGTGTCAGTAGGAATTATAGAAGAACAAGTTTACGTCGATCTTGATTATCATGAAGATCAAAAAGCAGATGTCGACTTAAACGTTGTTATGACTGCAAGTGGACAACTTCTCGAAGTTCAAGGGACAGCAGAGAAGCGCCCTTTTAATCGTGATCAATTGAACAAGATGCTTGATCTTGCATCCGATGCTTTGAAAGAAGCTTTTGATGAACAGAATGCTGCATTTGCTTGA
- a CDS encoding ATP-dependent 6-phosphofructokinase, which produces METTEIKPEIFLIESLTETFGQATLPSPLKNSFQTGNFVEDGKDRVLVDISLEGLLKASRPDSGKIVFQPPTFELAGPREKIFWNPENTKVAIVTCGGLAPGLNNVIQNLVTFLSDRYRVKNIYGVPYGYQGFSHDPQTKRFSFGWRRLDPFSVQNIDFEGGSVLGTGRGHSNHVAIVDALMLRDINILFTIGGDGTLAGANAIHEEIKRRKVPITLIGIPKTIDNDVLWVSKTFGFESAVGKAVEALRCAQTEARSAFHGIGLVKIMGRNCGALTATAAVAMNDIDFVLVPEVPIKLEGPNGLLNTIVKKVIDKGYITIAVAEGAGQDLFPPSEIEKDASGNIKLKDIGKFLQKKIVDEFKARNIETTLKYIDPSYMLRSQTTSADDSVFCAKLGQNAVHAAMAGKTGCMIGYAHERFTHVPLAAVAVGKKRLDTNESIWLSVLASTGQPAHWE; this is translated from the coding sequence ATGGAAACCACAGAAATTAAACCAGAAATCTTCTTAATTGAAAGCCTCACTGAGACTTTTGGTCAAGCTACATTGCCTTCACCTCTTAAAAATTCATTTCAGACCGGAAACTTTGTTGAGGATGGAAAAGATAGGGTTTTGGTAGATATTTCTTTGGAAGGCCTTTTAAAAGCTTCTCGACCTGATAGCGGAAAAATTGTTTTTCAACCGCCAACTTTTGAGTTGGCGGGACCTAGAGAAAAAATATTTTGGAATCCTGAGAATACTAAAGTTGCTATCGTAACTTGTGGCGGTCTTGCTCCTGGATTAAACAATGTTATACAAAATCTAGTTACATTTTTATCTGATCGTTATCGAGTAAAGAATATTTACGGCGTTCCTTATGGATATCAAGGGTTTTCTCATGACCCACAAACCAAACGTTTCTCTTTTGGCTGGCGTCGACTCGATCCTTTCTCTGTGCAAAATATCGATTTTGAAGGAGGAAGTGTGCTTGGTACAGGTAGAGGACATTCAAACCATGTCGCAATTGTTGACGCACTCATGCTCCGTGACATTAATATTTTATTTACGATCGGTGGCGATGGTACCTTAGCTGGTGCAAACGCTATTCACGAAGAAATTAAGCGCAGAAAAGTTCCAATTACTTTGATCGGAATACCTAAAACAATTGATAACGATGTTCTTTGGGTTAGTAAAACATTTGGCTTTGAATCCGCTGTTGGCAAGGCTGTGGAGGCTCTACGCTGCGCACAAACAGAAGCACGCTCAGCTTTTCATGGCATTGGCCTCGTTAAAATCATGGGACGTAACTGTGGAGCTCTCACGGCAACAGCTGCAGTTGCAATGAATGATATTGATTTCGTCTTAGTCCCTGAGGTTCCCATTAAACTGGAAGGACCGAATGGTTTGCTTAACACAATTGTAAAAAAAGTGATTGATAAAGGTTATATAACCATTGCAGTTGCTGAAGGCGCTGGTCAAGATCTTTTCCCACCATCTGAAATTGAAAAAGACGCCAGTGGCAATATTAAATTAAAAGATATTGGAAAATTTCTTCAGAAGAAAATTGTTGATGAATTTAAAGCAAGAAATATTGAAACCACATTAAAATATATAGACCCAAGCTATATGTTACGTTCTCAAACCACATCAGCGGATGATTCCGTTTTTTGTGCAAAATTAGGTCAAAATGCTGTTCATGCTGCCATGGCTGGAAAAACCGGTTGCATGATAGGATATGCGCATGAACGTTTTACACATGTTCCTTTAGCTGCCGTAGCCGTAGGGAAAAAACGCTTAGACACAAATGAATCTATTTGGTTATCCGTTCTTGCTTCGACGGGACAGCCTGCGCATTGGGAATAA
- a CDS encoding ATP-binding protein — protein MSSKSKTLKIYFIQAILLSALVPFIFSIWLLWTILQSSNEKIKIANDHLEQSYLLQLVDTFHKIQSAAYMVALSESLNSYFQSTIDNEYTHKKQLESVIQSARNALCYKETRWVIYGSRGKALMQIPTQNFYPTQMPNIGNDSEFSINVKRTEIEFILPLSYQLNPVSKRLKNNLGFIYITVPITEIKRQFPNLIHIYKVSSSLDIKDFKVLFKLETQKENNLYFLYVYIIIILVLLSVAIYWGVKLFQKRIVEKLLSLRARVLNEMKYTDKRKINNELDSLSITFEFYLKYTMFLQYEIRKSSQLAAVGNLAHSIAHDVRRPFSNLYFFLQELKNCNQIKQVGFLIKEFEPAFTESKNYIEHLLNEVMDAGITKLNISEKVKLEDLLFKTFLTVGNIKENKKIEIEYEFSHSFYLDIDEVRIMRVILNIISNAVEAILEQGKIWIHTEDIKVDNLDYVEISIGNSNSFIEKEYLQTIFDPFYTMNKEKGTGLGLSIAQKIIKLHGGEIECFSEFDKGVEFIFYLPANKETYNPYFSKLPKKLIGNKLKAIQTKTNMEKSTFVLIDDDPLVGRSWKRYLGNIEFIAFSSPEEFFNHVNKTENFVKNISILVTDYYFGSKSDYDFFVFARSLRDIYFNKIFLSSDVQITDYKMLDELGIVKIDKRPHSIKELLSII, from the coding sequence ATGAGTTCCAAATCAAAGACACTTAAAATTTATTTTATTCAGGCCATCCTTCTTTCAGCGCTTGTTCCTTTTATTTTTTCTATTTGGTTATTATGGACAATATTACAGAGCTCAAATGAAAAAATAAAGATAGCAAATGATCATCTTGAGCAAAGCTATTTACTTCAACTTGTAGATACCTTTCATAAGATTCAAAGTGCTGCCTATATGGTTGCACTGTCTGAAAGTCTTAATTCATATTTTCAATCAACAATTGACAATGAATATACGCATAAAAAACAACTGGAAAGTGTAATTCAATCTGCAAGGAATGCGCTGTGTTATAAAGAAACTCGTTGGGTTATCTATGGCTCACGTGGAAAAGCATTGATGCAGATTCCAACACAAAATTTTTACCCGACGCAAATGCCTAATATTGGCAATGATTCAGAATTTAGTATCAATGTGAAGCGGACTGAAATCGAGTTTATTTTACCACTTTCTTATCAACTCAATCCTGTTTCAAAAAGATTAAAAAATAATTTAGGGTTTATTTATATAACAGTGCCTATTACTGAAATAAAGCGTCAATTTCCAAACTTGATTCATATCTATAAAGTATCGAGCAGTCTAGATATCAAAGATTTTAAGGTTTTATTTAAACTAGAAACACAAAAAGAAAATAATCTTTATTTCTTATATGTTTATATTATAATTATATTAGTGCTCTTATCTGTAGCTATTTACTGGGGTGTTAAGTTATTTCAAAAGAGAATTGTTGAGAAACTTTTGTCATTGAGGGCAAGGGTCTTAAATGAAATGAAATACACAGATAAGCGTAAAATAAATAATGAACTTGATTCTTTATCAATAACTTTTGAATTTTATCTTAAATACACTATGTTTTTACAATATGAAATTAGAAAAAGTTCTCAACTTGCTGCTGTAGGCAATTTAGCCCACTCAATTGCCCATGATGTGAGAAGACCCTTTTCTAATCTTTATTTTTTCTTGCAGGAATTAAAAAACTGCAACCAAATTAAACAAGTTGGATTTCTTATAAAGGAATTCGAACCAGCTTTTACGGAATCAAAAAATTATATCGAACATTTATTAAATGAAGTTATGGATGCTGGTATCACTAAACTCAATATCTCCGAGAAAGTCAAACTCGAAGATCTTCTCTTTAAGACTTTTTTAACTGTAGGTAATATTAAAGAAAACAAGAAAATCGAAATTGAATATGAATTTTCGCATAGTTTTTATTTAGATATCGATGAAGTAAGAATAATGCGAGTTATTTTAAATATTATTTCGAACGCAGTTGAAGCTATCCTTGAACAAGGTAAAATTTGGATTCATACAGAAGACATTAAAGTTGATAATCTTGATTATGTAGAAATATCTATTGGTAATTCAAACTCGTTTATCGAAAAAGAGTATTTGCAAACGATATTTGATCCATTTTATACGATGAATAAAGAAAAAGGGACGGGTTTAGGTCTTTCCATTGCGCAAAAAATTATAAAATTACATGGTGGCGAAATAGAATGTTTTTCAGAATTTGACAAAGGTGTAGAATTTATTTTTTATTTGCCTGCAAATAAAGAAACATATAATCCCTACTTTTCTAAGCTACCCAAGAAATTAATAGGTAACAAACTAAAAGCCATTCAGACTAAAACGAATATGGAAAAATCAACTTTTGTCTTAATAGATGATGATCCATTAGTTGGAAGATCTTGGAAAAGATATTTAGGTAATATAGAATTTATAGCTTTTTCATCTCCTGAAGAATTTTTTAATCATGTGAATAAAACAGAAAATTTTGTTAAAAATATTTCAATTCTTGTTACAGATTATTATTTCGGCTCAAAGTCAGATTATGATTTCTTTGTCTTTGCAAGGAGCTTACGAGATATATATTTTAATAAAATATTTTTATCAAGTGATGTTCAAATAACTGATTATAAAATGTTAGATGAATTAGGGATTGTAAAGATAGATAAAAGACCCCATTCTATTAAAGAACTATTGTCAATTATTTGA
- a CDS encoding SET domain-containing protein-lysine N-methyltransferase, giving the protein MYINDINNYKQEFIFLDLSNNYFEVKKSQIHGFGLYALKYFQKNMKLGPSLIHKSIDKYFIKYLGNQFNPKLKWDYSQTSATRFINHSLIPNAKLYMKEPSNGIIYAKSLKNIHPGDEVTLNYIGTLLMAEDHSDDEVIRYYCGVLKVSKENLFKLMERVRVNHLEFKRDRSYVN; this is encoded by the coding sequence ATGTATATCAATGATATTAATAATTATAAACAAGAATTTATTTTTTTAGATCTTAGTAATAATTATTTTGAAGTAAAGAAATCACAAATTCATGGATTTGGCTTATACGCTCTTAAATATTTTCAAAAAAATATGAAATTAGGACCCTCTTTGATTCACAAATCAATAGATAAATATTTTATAAAATATTTAGGTAATCAATTTAACCCTAAATTAAAATGGGATTACTCTCAAACTTCTGCAACACGATTCATTAATCACAGCTTGATTCCTAATGCAAAATTATATATGAAAGAACCTAGCAATGGAATTATTTATGCAAAAAGCCTGAAAAATATTCATCCAGGTGATGAAGTGACTTTAAACTACATTGGTACACTTTTAATGGCAGAAGATCACTCAGATGATGAGGTTATAAGATATTATTGTGGTGTTCTTAAAGTTTCAAAAGAAAATCTTTTTAAACTAATGGAGAGAGTTCGGGTCAATCATCTAGAATTCAAAAGGGATCGCTCTTATGTGAATTAG
- a CDS encoding M12 family metallopeptidase, translating to MKISINKYLVSPIIYLSAAIPLLADAKSRSKRSAPTFSEYFWTNGNIPYRIEDYHFTELEMNKIEEQMRYLESIANITFTPVNHNFTGHHITIINGKGCSSSVGMRYPGQAVSLNSQGCLSKGTIQHELLHALGFHHEQNRSDRDAHVKIYRHNVKSNEIYRDNFSKYGEETLRFGEYDINSVMQYHTYSFGKKFYNRNTQQYFILPVLERVNSNEIITRAQELSNGDKEGLIKAYGPAKTEIPKTTVMPNTNNNIVAEKVVVKTNIIEKKNFLNNQNILLYALDSQTYYRLTYIGYNNKPFHTEVVPVDPKFVNSGIYHPIKIKDYEWIVVSAHRTANYIEPNTKYFHMRKSKVPYSCFMTWENKFDKCTRN from the coding sequence ATGAAGATTTCTATAAATAAATATTTAGTATCCCCGATTATATATTTAAGTGCTGCCATCCCACTTCTTGCTGATGCAAAAAGTCGAAGTAAACGCAGCGCACCAACTTTTAGTGAATACTTTTGGACAAATGGTAACATTCCTTACCGCATAGAAGACTATCATTTCACTGAACTAGAGATGAATAAAATTGAAGAGCAAATGCGTTACCTTGAAAGTATTGCTAATATTACATTTACCCCAGTAAACCACAATTTTACTGGTCATCATATCACAATAATAAATGGAAAAGGTTGTTCAAGCTCCGTTGGAATGCGCTATCCAGGCCAAGCTGTTTCACTCAACTCACAAGGTTGTTTATCCAAGGGAACAATTCAACATGAATTGTTGCATGCTCTCGGTTTTCATCACGAACAAAATCGTTCTGACCGGGATGCTCATGTCAAAATTTATCGCCATAATGTTAAAAGCAATGAAATCTATAGAGATAATTTCTCAAAATATGGCGAAGAAACTCTCCGCTTTGGTGAATATGATATAAATTCTGTTATGCAATACCATACCTATTCTTTTGGGAAAAAGTTTTACAACAGAAATACTCAACAGTATTTCATTTTACCTGTGCTTGAAAGAGTGAATTCCAACGAAATTATCACAAGAGCACAGGAATTAAGTAATGGAGATAAGGAGGGACTTATAAAAGCATATGGCCCTGCTAAAACAGAAATTCCTAAAACCACAGTTATGCCAAATACGAATAACAATATAGTAGCCGAAAAGGTAGTTGTTAAAACAAATATTATTGAAAAGAAAAACTTTTTAAATAACCAGAATATTTTACTCTACGCTCTGGACAGTCAAACTTATTATCGCCTAACTTATATTGGTTATAATAATAAACCATTTCACACTGAAGTTGTGCCTGTCGATCCAAAGTTCGTTAATTCAGGAATTTATCACCCTATTAAAATAAAAGATTATGAATGGATTGTTGTTTCTGCTCACAGAACTGCAAACTATATAGAACCCAATACAAAGTATTTTCATATGAGAAAAAGCAAAGTTCCATATTCATGTTTTATGACTTGGGAAAATAAATTTGATAAATGTACTCGAAATTAA
- a CDS encoding TldD/PmbA family protein has protein sequence MSLQIEQLVNDIKKIASNLNIEKFDIFGTEKEESSASAKDKKPFSLTSSIRSSLILRVWNKNQQMGVTRTSNLTTEGLTEAFELAKSSAEFGSLENIYEFSPECQSETKQNQEKKEIKDLTPIQALMQGAISAEEKILNASIDFKSVPYNKVSEAKSLRFYFNSEGAVKMEENQISLCYFYPLAHAKDKKPRQSGHVEIASSFANLNILSCAEKAIKKTNDHLNYASIKNGKYPVVFSPEAFLDLINAFANFMNAQNILDKKSLCHQNSIGQTLATNDFCLIDSPLHPQNLSKSYFDEEGTPTRELTIIENGVLKNFIHSSYTAKKMGYEVTGHANIGAKVTVSPHFLHIKRSHKNIEKKDYLNENNLIYIESVSALHAGVNELQGSFSLPFDGFFINDKQKVSIEAATVAGDFLSLLKDICYIDDEEVVVPNGISPTVWIKSLSITGL, from the coding sequence ATGTCACTTCAAATTGAACAACTCGTTAATGATATAAAAAAAATTGCAAGCAATCTTAACATTGAAAAATTCGATATTTTTGGCACAGAAAAAGAAGAAAGTTCAGCAAGCGCAAAAGATAAAAAACCATTTTCATTAACTTCTTCCATTCGTTCTTCACTTATTTTAAGAGTATGGAACAAAAATCAGCAAATGGGTGTCACCCGCACATCTAATTTAACCACTGAAGGTCTGACTGAAGCATTTGAATTAGCCAAATCCTCAGCAGAATTTGGCTCTCTTGAAAATATTTATGAATTTAGCCCTGAATGTCAAAGCGAAACAAAGCAAAATCAAGAGAAAAAAGAAATAAAAGATCTCACTCCTATTCAGGCACTCATGCAAGGAGCAATTTCAGCAGAAGAAAAGATCCTCAATGCATCGATTGATTTTAAAAGTGTTCCTTATAATAAAGTTTCTGAAGCAAAATCTTTGCGTTTTTATTTTAACAGTGAAGGCGCTGTTAAAATGGAAGAGAATCAAATTTCCCTCTGCTATTTTTACCCTCTCGCGCATGCAAAAGATAAAAAGCCTCGGCAGTCAGGTCATGTAGAAATAGCAAGCTCGTTTGCAAATCTCAATATCTTGAGCTGTGCTGAAAAAGCTATAAAAAAAACAAATGATCATCTAAATTATGCGTCAATTAAAAATGGAAAATATCCTGTTGTCTTTTCACCAGAAGCTTTTCTTGATTTAATAAATGCGTTTGCAAATTTCATGAATGCACAAAATATTCTTGATAAAAAAAGTTTATGCCATCAAAACAGCATTGGTCAAACTCTTGCAACTAATGATTTCTGTTTAATTGATTCACCTTTACATCCACAGAATTTAAGCAAAAGTTATTTTGATGAAGAAGGCACACCAACAAGGGAACTGACGATTATCGAAAATGGTGTTCTGAAAAACTTTATCCATAGTAGCTATACGGCTAAAAAAATGGGTTATGAGGTTACAGGTCATGCAAACATAGGGGCAAAAGTAACAGTTTCTCCCCATTTTTTACATATTAAACGCAGTCACAAGAATATTGAAAAAAAAGATTATCTAAATGAAAATAATCTTATTTATATTGAGTCTGTTTCTGCATTGCATGCAGGTGTAAATGAATTACAGGGATCTTTCTCTCTTCCTTTTGACGGCTTTTTTATAAATGACAAACAAAAAGTAAGTATTGAAGCAGCAACGGTTGCTGGAGATTTCTTAAGTCTACTAAAAGATATTTGCTATATCGATGATGAAGAAGTTGTTGTACCAAACGGAATTTCTCCTACCGTTTGGATAAAAAGCCTTTCAATTACTGGCCTCTAA
- a CDS encoding TldD/PmbA family protein yields MDNISQKNHIMHSASFDNTWREPLSILLGIGRAAGADFIEFFLQRGNYLSSLIENGKVTAINPALSLGAGVRVFKGKEDCYVSTNDLSFKGLQVILERALNIHGLSLSQNRIIPEINLEPLRDYVGIKEKSNWLAQCSSVKELCDSLIQMNLAQQKTTKFLQSATTNGFRDWQEVLVASSEGIFARDIRLNQSISTQVFCEDGAHRTSSHIRYGDAANPNFFRKINTQEISEKLAESAGHMLHADFVSSGNYPVILANQFGGVIFHEACGHLLETTAIQRNSTPFLDKKGEKIAHENLTAWDEGSWENGFGSIDMDDEGMPAQKTLLIENGILRNFLCDKAGNLLTGHPRTGSGRRQNYTFAPASRMRNTYIAHGNYSKEDMFSSIDKGIYCKKLGGGSVGSTGDFNFAVEEAWLIENGKVTKPVKGATLIGQAPDVMQRISMSGNDLEISAGFCGSVSGSVYVTVGQPHIKVDSITVGGR; encoded by the coding sequence ATGGATAATATTTCTCAAAAAAATCATATTATGCACTCAGCATCTTTTGACAATACTTGGAGAGAGCCTCTTTCAATATTACTTGGAATAGGCCGCGCTGCTGGTGCTGATTTCATAGAATTTTTTCTGCAAAGAGGAAATTATTTAAGTTCGTTAATTGAAAATGGAAAAGTAACAGCAATAAATCCAGCTTTAAGTTTAGGCGCTGGTGTCCGTGTTTTCAAAGGAAAAGAAGATTGTTACGTTTCTACAAATGATTTAAGCTTTAAAGGACTTCAAGTTATTTTAGAAAGAGCACTCAATATCCACGGTCTAAGTCTCTCACAAAATAGAATAATACCTGAAATAAATTTAGAGCCATTGCGTGATTATGTTGGAATAAAAGAAAAATCAAACTGGTTAGCACAATGCAGTTCAGTAAAAGAATTGTGCGATTCTCTTATTCAAATGAATTTAGCCCAACAAAAAACAACAAAGTTCTTACAGAGTGCAACAACGAATGGATTTAGAGATTGGCAAGAAGTTTTAGTCGCTTCGAGTGAAGGAATATTTGCGAGAGATATTCGTCTCAATCAATCAATTTCTACCCAAGTTTTTTGCGAAGATGGTGCACATAGAACATCGTCACATATACGTTATGGCGATGCAGCTAACCCAAATTTCTTTAGAAAGATAAACACACAAGAAATTTCTGAAAAGCTTGCAGAGAGTGCTGGTCATATGCTGCATGCTGATTTTGTATCTTCTGGCAATTATCCTGTTATCTTAGCTAATCAATTTGGCGGTGTTATTTTCCATGAAGCTTGTGGACACTTGCTTGAAACAACTGCAATACAAAGAAATTCAACTCCATTTTTAGATAAAAAAGGTGAAAAAATTGCCCATGAAAATCTTACAGCTTGGGATGAAGGAAGTTGGGAAAATGGCTTTGGTTCTATAGATATGGATGATGAAGGGATGCCTGCACAAAAAACACTGCTCATTGAAAATGGAATATTAAGAAATTTTCTTTGTGATAAAGCAGGAAATCTTTTAACAGGCCACCCACGAACTGGAAGTGGGCGAAGACAAAATTACACATTTGCACCAGCTAGTCGTATGAGAAACACCTATATTGCCCATGGCAATTATTCAAAAGAAGATATGTTTTCAAGCATAGACAAAGGTATTTATTGCAAGAAATTAGGTGGAGGAAGTGTTGGAAGCACAGGAGATTTCAATTTCGCAGTCGAAGAAGCCTGGTTAATTGAAAATGGTAAAGTAACAAAACCGGTTAAAGGTGCAACACTTATCGGACAAGCACCAGATGTTATGCAAAGGATTTCAATGTCTGGCAATGATCTTGAAATATCTGCTGGTTTTTGCGGTTCAGTCAGTGGAAGTGTTTATGTGACAGTTGGACAACCACATATTAAAGTCGATTCGATTACTGTCGGTGGCCGATAA
- a CDS encoding substrate-binding periplasmic protein produces the protein MNFHFKMLDFKIFLINILNIFVRYLSFFILIICSKHVYANQTITLMTPPSPAEFYVNVAKELFKISNTEYRQEIHPLPDIFNIMKTVDQDNPKIYSTVAILNEKNLNTFYNTGHIANIQTAFFSLKDAKLNINSLESAKKLNKICVWLDSVLYKYLISQGFENLAPVPTVAQCADNLFKKKADAWFNSESTVVKTVHAKKLDVKSLKKGFSPLDVSFFLAVTKNAPKDMIEKLQKADKIIKETGRYDAILTQYRDALFLPN, from the coding sequence GTGAATTTTCATTTTAAAATGCTCGATTTCAAAATATTTTTAATCAATATATTAAATATCTTTGTAAGATATTTAAGCTTTTTCATACTTATTATTTGCTCAAAGCATGTCTATGCAAATCAGACTATCACTTTGATGACCCCTCCTTCACCAGCTGAATTCTATGTAAATGTTGCCAAAGAACTTTTTAAAATATCTAACACAGAATACCGCCAAGAAATTCATCCATTGCCAGATATTTTTAATATAATGAAAACTGTTGATCAGGATAATCCTAAAATATACTCCACGGTCGCAATTTTAAACGAGAAGAATTTAAATACATTTTATAATACCGGCCATATCGCCAATATTCAAACAGCATTTTTCTCATTAAAAGATGCCAAATTAAATATAAACTCATTGGAGAGCGCAAAGAAGTTAAATAAAATTTGTGTCTGGCTTGATTCCGTTTTATATAAATATTTAATTAGTCAAGGTTTTGAAAATTTAGCTCCAGTTCCAACAGTCGCTCAGTGTGCAGATAATCTATTTAAAAAAAAAGCAGATGCTTGGTTTAACTCGGAAAGCACAGTTGTAAAAACTGTGCATGCAAAAAAGTTAGATGTTAAAAGTCTAAAAAAAGGTTTTAGTCCACTTGATGTCTCTTTTTTCTTAGCCGTAACAAAAAATGCACCCAAAGATATGATAGAAAAACTTCAAAAAGCAGATAAAATAATTAAAGAAACTGGAAGATACGATGCTATTCTTACACAATATCGTGATGCTCTTTTCTTGCCAAATTAA